CTTTTAATTAGAGTTTGGAGTGGTTTTTCCGAGGACGCATCACTCCCCATAAACTCAAATACTCCCTTCTTACCCCTGGGACGTTGAGGAGCCATAACCTTGATTCCCTCACGACCCACCACCACCAGGTCACCCTTCTTTATCTGACCAATAGGTTTAATGATGGCCTTTTGATTTTGGGGGTCAACCACAATCATACAATCCATTTCAATGTTTTCTACAGGTATCCATTCATTCTGGAAGCGGATGAAAGTGGGATGGTTGGTGGTGGAATAAAAATCAGCAGGTAGGGTTTTATCCTTGTTGGCAGCTTCTAAATTAACTTCCCTGATCTCCACTACCATGGCTCCTATTTCTGCCAGTTCATCTAAAATTTCACCCAGAAGGGATTCACTGTCTGCTGAAACTTTAATCCTGGCGATACTGGTATCCTTTTTACGTTTACCCACCTCAAATTCCAGTATCTGGAAGTCCCCTCCCATGTCCATAATAAGGTCCAGGGCCCTGGGAAGAGTAAGTGAATCAATAATGTGTCCAGTAAGCTTGACTTCGCGGTTATACATAATAATCCTCCTATTTTATCCAAGTACAGGGATTTTCATGATTTACTAGTATATTCTTCATAAATTTTATAATCATACTAGTGGATTATATTCCTGGAATACGTTTTATGAGTGTATTCAAATCTGATAAATTCTAAACATTTCTAGATTTGACTGGATATCTATAAATATTTATACGAATATTCCCTGGAAAGACATTTCATCCTTAATCTTGAAATTGATTTCATCCTTAAAAAGAATTAAACTAAAAATAAAAATAGTGCTAATGATTTCAAATAGATTCATTGCAGGAACAGGAAGTCTAAAATCGTTTTGGCGGCATTGATTGAGGTGATATCCCCAATGGAGTTTGATGAAACCTCAACCACATCCAATCCAATAACTTCTTTCCCTGCCAGAGAAAAGATCAGTTTTTCCAGATCATGGGGGCTCAGCCCGCCTGGTGTGGGAGTACCAACACTGGGAGCATAAGCCGGGTCAAGCACATCCATATCCACGGTTACATATACCGGACCCTTTATCTTGTGAATGATATTTTTCATTCCATGAATATCCTCCTTTATCTCCGGAGGAGTGTAGTAATCTATTCCATTATCCTGAGCAAAGTGTGTTTCTTCAGCAGAGGCAGAGCGGATTCCCATCTGGATTATATGCCGTGGTTCAAGATCATGAATCCGTCGCATAACAGTGGCATGGGAATATTTTTCTCCCATATAATCGTCCCTGAGGTCCATATGGGCATCAAAATGGAGAATAGTAACGTCCCGCATATTATGGGTCCCGGTAGTGTCATAAGACTTCACAACACCATAACTTATACTGTGTTCTCCGCCGATGGTTATGGGAACAATTCCTTCCTCTAAAATGGAGGATATAACAGATTCCAGGTTTAAACAGGTATTATTAAAGTTTCCAGGAACAGATTCCAGGTTTCCAATGTCCTGGACATGTGTATTAAGACTTTTATCCAAAAATAAGTTGTATTTTTCAAAATTATAGGATGCCTCTCTTACAAAAAGAGGCCCATAACGTGCCCCAGGTTGGTAGGTGGTGGTGCTGTCAAAGGGCACCCCTAAAATACCAAAAACAGGCTTATCTTGAATTTCAGAGGAGTACTCAAACTCCGTCCGGGAAAAAGCAAATTTAAGAGGATTTTCAGTATATAAGTGCATTTATCCAAATCCTCATTAAATTTTTAAAATTATCTTAATCCTCATGGGGGTTATTTAATTCTCATGAGTTTCTTGTTACCCATGGCCACAATATAACCTACTTCTGCCCCTTCAATCAGTTTATCACGCAGATCATCTGGTATTGGGACTTCGAAGGTTTCGTAGGTCTCTAGATCCATGAGCTGGATGTCACTGCCCATTAAGGCCAGTACTTGGGCGGTTCTTTTATCAATGATAGGGACTTCTATTTTGGCATCCACTGGTTTTACCAGACCTCTTTTCTGGTTGTCGAAAACTCCGACGGCGTCCACCCTGGCCTTAGCTGCCCCGTGCTTACCTGGGGATGAAGTCTGGATACTCACTACTTTAGATGCTTCACCATCTAATACCACATATTTACCTACTTTAAGCGTTTTAACTTCCACTACCTTAGTCATGCTATTTACCTCCGTATTATACGTATAAACTTCAGATCGATGTGTGGGATCCATAAATTTTTAGAACCTAAGAAATAGAATCTATTATGATTAATATAACATCTGCTACTAATAACTCTGCTTGCAGGGTATAAATATATTTATAGATACCTCTCTCTGATATAGAAATGCCTATATTTTTTTCCCTATTTAAATTTTTAAGTGAATTTTGAGTGATATGATGAAAGTTTCAATAACATCAGGAAGATCAGAAGG
Above is a genomic segment from Methanobacterium sp. containing:
- a CDS encoding translation initiation factor IF-5A, translating into MTKVVEVKTLKVGKYVVLDGEASKVVSIQTSSPGKHGAAKARVDAVGVFDNQKRGLVKPVDAKIEVPIIDKRTAQVLALMGSDIQLMDLETYETFEVPIPDDLRDKLIEGAEVGYIVAMGNKKLMRIK
- the speB gene encoding agmatinase: MHLYTENPLKFAFSRTEFEYSSEIQDKPVFGILGVPFDSTTTYQPGARYGPLFVREASYNFEKYNLFLDKSLNTHVQDIGNLESVPGNFNNTCLNLESVISSILEEGIVPITIGGEHSISYGVVKSYDTTGTHNMRDVTILHFDAHMDLRDDYMGEKYSHATVMRRIHDLEPRHIIQMGIRSASAEETHFAQDNGIDYYTPPEIKEDIHGMKNIIHKIKGPVYVTVDMDVLDPAYAPSVGTPTPGGLSPHDLEKLIFSLAGKEVIGLDVVEVSSNSIGDITSINAAKTILDFLFLQ